The nucleotide sequence GAGCCTAGGTATAGAGAATATTTTGAACTACTTGTAAAAAAAGGTGAAATATGGCGTAAAAGACATAAATCATTAATAAAACAATAATCTTGTAGGTTTTCCTATTAGAAGTTTGATTCTCAATTTGCCAATAGCCAGATTCAAAACTCTTAATGCTCCACTTATGAAATTGATAACTTTTATTTTTTAACTATCGTTAACACATCCTCATCAAATAATTTATGATTCATACCAACTTTTTGACCATCAAACTTGACGCTCTTGCCCCAGATCATTGCATACTTGAATTCATCCTTCATGTTCCTATGGATCTTATTGCATACGTCACGAACTGTAGAGCCATTTCTAGCGATCAAAGGCTCTTCATAATCAGGCTCGCCGTTCTTCGGTCTCATATAGATACGTATGAAATCAAGTTTTTTGAAGATCTCTTCTTTGAGCGCTTCTATGTTAATGTTCGCATCTGCTGATACAGGAATAAAATTAATTTTCATCCCATCCTGTATCTCATTGATAAATCCCTGATTCACAAGATCTATCTTATTTAAAACTGTTAGAGAAGGCACATATGTACGGTTTTCCATCAACACATCGATTAGCTGTTCATCAGTTAGATCTTCCCTTATAATCACTCTGGCATTATGTATACCGTAAACATGCAAAATATCCCGTATCAAATTCTCAGAGATCTTCTTCAATTTCACTTGTGCATTCACAGTAACTCCTCCAGATGCTGTTTTCTCTATAACTATGTTGGGTGGCTTTTCATCTACACGTATGCCTATGTTCCTTAACTCCTTCTTTAACAACTCTGTATGATTTGGATTGAATACATCCATAATAAGCAGAACGAGATCAGCATTCCTTGCAACAGATAACACTCGCTTCCCCAATCCCTTACCAGATGATGCTCCTTCTATTATGCCGGGTAGATCAAGGATCTGAATTCTAGCACCTCTGTACTCCATCATCCCTGGCACAACAGTTAATGTGGTGAACTGATACGCTGCTGTCTTTGATTTTGCGTTTGTAAGACGATTTAGTAATGTTGACTTGCCAACACTTGGAAGACCTATCAAAACCACTGTAGCATCGCCAGCTCTTCTAATATCAAAAGATTCTCCCCTAGCCTTAGTCTTCTTTTGGTTGCTTTCTTCCAATTCACGTCGAAGTTTCGCTAGTTTTGCCTTCAGCAACCCGAGGTGATGTTCAGTCGCTTTGTTTACCTGCGTTTTGTGTATTTCATCTTTGATAGCTTGGATCTTCTCAGGAATTCCCATACGAATTATGCTGCTATTCTCTCATGAATACCTTACGCTGGTGTGTAACTGTGTCTTTACGTCTAACAATGTTGCATAAGAGGAACAAAAGGAATAATAATAAAAAAATTGTATCTGTTTACCCATGTGAATTATTCTTAAAGATTTCTGTACCTAGCTACTGCTGATCGCGCACCTCCGTACAGTTATGGTATTGGATATTTACCCATACGAGGCTTTCCCTCACTACTGTCTTTATCAACTCGTTAAGGGATGCCACAATTAGGTCCACGAGGCTCACCCTCAAAACACTTATGGTGGTTATCCCTTAACCATGATACTTCGTGCGTTCCTTCATCACGCAGTAAGCTACCTTCAGCAGCTTCGATGCAGCAGCTACTACTGCTTTCTGCTTTCCTTTCTTCCTTGCCATCTTAGCGTAGAATTTTGCGACATTGCTTTCTGGTGCAGTTCTGATATGAACATGCGTACATTCGATCATTACCCATCTAAGATACTTGCTTCCTCTCTTTGTTATTGTTCCATGGTACGTTACTCCTCCTGACGAATGCGTTGATGGTATCAGACCGGCATAGGAGCACAGATGCTGCGAGTCTGGGAATCTGCTGATGTCTCCAACCTCTGATAATATTAGCAGTGCTGAATAGTATCCTATGCTAGGTATGCTCGTTAATAACCTGCAGTTCTCATCATCATTCGCAATATTCCTTATCTTTTCAGACGCATTCTTTATTTCCTTATTCAGCGAATTAAGCACATTCATGTAGCCGTTTATTAGACCTTTTGCGTAATTAGACCCTACGTAATTTTGCGGTCGCGTTCAGCATTTTTGTAGCGAAATAAGCGATTGCAAGCGATGAGAGAACATGATATCGTTTAACAGTCTGCGGATTTCGATCAAGTTTTGTTACAAACCTAATTACGCAAAAGGTCTATTAAGTGCAATTAAAAAAAGAAGAGGATTTAGAATGCCAGTCCGGAGTCTTTGACGATAGGTGCCAGTTCTTCTGTATAGAATAGGTCGAGCATCTGGCGTCCTTTTTCTGTGGTTCTGTATCCTTTGAAAGGATCGTTTATCTCCTCCAGCATCTGGAGGGATAACAAGAGGTCCAGGTATTTTGTTAGTTGATGGAAGTTGATGTTGGCCTTGTACAGAATATGTGTCTTCTTTACTGGAGTTTTTCCGATTTCCAGTATTTCAAGCAATATTCTTAGCTTGTCTCTTTTGCTATAGTCATCGTTATGGCCCATGTAATCCATAAAAAGAGGGAAGTAATATTATATACATTTTGGAGCTTTGGCATGTATTTTGCAGTATAGAATATGGCCCTGTGATCTTAAGTAAATTTCTCTGTAAAAATGAGGTTCTCAAACACTCAATTATGCTAACACATTTGCTGGTTGATATTCATGTAAAGTGCTGAATACTCATTACCTTTACTGCATGTTCATACTCTTTCATGGTATTGATGGGAAGCCATTTTTCCTCTGATATAAAGAAGCTAAAGAGTTTGCTTTGTTTAGCTAAAAATGGTATGACAGTAGACTCGAGTTCCACAGCATTAGGTTCATTCAAATCAATCATTCGCTCTATGATATCATAGACAGCTGGTTCAAAAGTGTATATGCCTACAGAAGTGGCTTTGTTTATGAAGGGCTTTTCGGTGAATTTCCTTATCATCCCATTAGCTTTAACAGCGGCAACGCCATATGGATACTGCGTTCGACGAACCAGCACCATAGAGGCCAGTGCCGCATTGTGCTGTACAGCTTTAAGATGACTCTTTAGGAACTTGAAATAAACATGATCATCCAGTATGAGGTCATCGGGGAACAAGATTATGCTCCTCCTATTTCTATCTACTTTCCCACATTCTAGTGCGTACTTTATGGCCTTTCCCTTCCCCCAGCCTATATTGTTGAAAGGGTCGATGCTGTATCTAGGTTCTATGCCATATCTCCTGCCATCTCCCACATGATCCATTACTACTTCATGCCCATGACCGAGCAGAAACACAAAATCCTTGAACCCGTCATTGGTTAGGCATTCAATGCATCTGTCTATTAGTTTCTTTCCTGCTACCTCAAGCATACATTTAGGCATGTTGATGCCCATTCTCTTTGCTTTCCCGCCAGCTAAAACGAGGACCTGCGTGTTGCCCATATCGCCAATGTTCCCTATTTGCAATTCAGATAGCCCCCTTGACAAAACCACTCTTAGCCAATTCAATATTTTTAACTGAAGATGGGTCAACGCCTTTGGCCTTTGCTAGGTAAGCACTGGCCAGATCTCCCAGATAAGTTAAGGAAAGCAACCTAGCCAGTTCGGATCTCCCTTTACTCCAGAACTCTCGAAAATGCAAATTTTCTGGCATTATTTCCTTTGCAGCATCAATCTTTTGAAGAAGATCCGCTTCTTCTTCATACAAATAATCCCTCAAAAATATCAGCGAGTAATTGTGTGCCATGGATCCATGCCATGTTTCAATTTCGTTGTGCAGCAGTTCTGGAAATACGTCATGATAGCATGGCGTCTTTGCGTTCTCGTTGAACTGCTGTTTCCATCGCAATGCTACTGCATCTGTAAAGTTGTACTCACCATAAATAATGGGAAATCTATTTGCAAGTCCCATGGCTAATTGACGGGCAGGACCTCCGTCAGAATCTTCAACAGCACAATCGTTTTTAATTTTCTTCAGAACCTGTATTGTTTCTGTGGTCTCATGCTCCGACATCTTCAAAACATTGGCATGTTGCAATACACTCATAGCTGAAACTAGAAGGTATCCCAGAGAAGTTCTGCTGTGAGAATGTGCAGGGATCTTGATGCATGGAAGATCTCTCTCCTTACATGTGGATGCTAGTTCATGTGATCCAGTAATCACGACGACCTTGGCACTGGAATTTATGCAGACCTGCAACGCGTTCAGCGTTTCCTGGGTTTTTCCAGAATATGTTACTGCTAGCACTAGACTCTTTTCGTTTACAAACTTTGGTGCAATGGAATGCTTGTTCAAGTATACAGGAAACTGCGAGTTACGCAACAATACACGCATATAGTCACCGACTATGCCAGATCCTCCCATGCCAAGTATCAATATATTGGAAATATCGTTAATATCTGAATGGAAGACATGATCCTTTGCAGCTTTGAATGCAGCAGCAACCTGCGTTGGGAAACCGATCAGGCTATCAAGCACACCCTGTTTCTCCTTTGGTATGGCTAGAGTCAACATCTCTTCTCTGAAGAAATATAAGATAAAGCTCTATGGATAAAGTCGCTTGGTTTTCTATAATGTAAATTGTATAACACTTGTTAGGGTTCCTTATTTACCAAACCGTCTTTGCCTAGTTTGGTAGCTTCTTATGGCTCTAAGAAAATCTATCTTTCTAAAGTCAGGCCACATGCTATCAAGGAATACCAGTTCGCTGTATGCTGACTGCCAGATCAGGAAGCCGCTGAGCCTTTCTTCTCCAGAGGTTCTTATTATCAGGTCTGCGTCAGGGTTAGGGAGGTGACATGTGTAGAGATGCTCTTCTATTAATCTCTCGTTGATATCTGATGGTCTTAATTGTCCGTTAAACGCCTTTTCTGTTATTTTCCTTATGCACTCGATCATTTCAATCCTGCCGCCATACGCGATTGCAATATTCAGGTAGTGCTTATCATATTTGCTGGTCTTATGTTCTAACGTTTGTATGATCTGCCTTATGCTCGCAGGAAGTAGGCCTATCTGACCTATGGCCTTCACCCTTACTTCCAGTTCATCTAACTTGTTCTCATAATACAGTCTGCACAATCTTTCCTCTATCACATCAAAAAGTTTCTCGAGCTCCTCTCTGGTTCTTTGCAGATTCTCATTTGATAGCACATAAAGTGTAACTGATTGTATGTTTAACTCTACAAAACACCAATCGAGTAACTGTTCAACCCTGTCTGCCCCAATAGAATATCCAAAAGTGGTATCAAGTGCCCTTTCTCTGGACCATCTTCTATTGCCGTCCATTATTATGCCAACATGCCTCGGCATCCGGTTCTGTTCTATTTGGTTTTTCAAATACCACTCATAGACTGTGTATGCTTTTGCAAGATGCAGAAAGAAGCGCAAGATCGTTGGCAGGAATCTCATAGATACAAATAGCTATTCAATGATTTATCAAAATATTATGTAGCGGTTGTTATGTAGGATGAAGTACACCAAATGGATAATATGCGAGATAGATAGATATTATTTGCTCGCTATACAACATCTTCAATTTAAAACATGGTTGAAATATTGATTGGAATGATCTATCAAGTTAATTCCTCCAAGAATTTTCTGCATGGCTTGCTTAACACATAGTACCTACCACCTGCATCTTTTTCAACAAAACCAAAACTTAGTAGAAAACGTATAATTGTTTCGGCTGTATCTGTAGTTACGTTGAACCTTTCTTTAATCTCGCTGATAGTGATCCTCTCCCTTCTCCTGATTAGCAACAATACATCCTCAGCTAGCGCACTCACATCTCCCTCAGCAACGTGAGAATGTAAATTATGCCTTGTGTAGTCTGTGATCTGTATTTTGAGAAAAAATATTCAATACAAATCATCCTTGCATTTAGATAATTGCACAACCATTTACGCGATCCCTACTCATTATTCATGCAGAAAGTATTGGAATGAAGCAGGTGACGATTTCGTGCATGCGGTCCTCAATAGCAAGATCCCGTATAGTATCTGTACAGATAAAATTGCGATATTCGAACATCGCATGCAACATTAAGGGCTGAACGTATTAAGAACGTACAGGCCGTCAACAATATCGATCTGTTCTCTGATCTGTTCTGGCGTCTCGGATCCATAGCTTATCAGAATTCTATCGCCTTCTTTCAACACATACTTGTCATACATGCTGTTTTCAACGCCGTTTACAAAGAACTTCAATGTTTTTTGACCATTGCTGCAGTATTCGGTTCCATCGTCCATTACGAGGCAATTGCTCGTAAACTTCATCTTAAAGCTCTCGAATAGGAAACCCAAGTCGACCTTGGTTGCATGTAGATGCAAGAGATCGCCATTAGCATCTTCGAAGTGTATGTATGGACTCCTGACCTGGTATTTTGGCTGTGAAAAGTCTATTGCTTGACCATCAATGAATACCCTGAATGCTGCGTGTTCGTGCGTAGAACCCAAGGCTCCGAAACCTGCTGTGCGAGGGGGACTTTGCGCATAGCTGTATACGCCAAAAGCTATTCCTGCCGCAATGCCTGCTATGATGCCTATAATTATAATATTTGCCCTTCTTCTTTTCCTGCTAACCTCTGCGGCCTTTCCTCTCTTCATAAAGCAAGGTCAGAGAATTTGAATTTAATTTTTATGTATGATTTGTTATTTAGCACATGCTACTAAATGGTTCCTATGTTATCGTTAAACCATGGAATGAATTAATTGTCCACCTGTGCTGTATTAGATTTATAGCAATATTTTCATTTCTTTACATTACTTTCATGAAACACTTCAGAAAGTATTATGCTGAGTTGTAATGGGTTGCAGATACTCATAGGCTGCAATTTCTCTCCTCATCATAAGCGATGGATATTTGCGAATCGGTGGACCCGCACAGCAAACTTACTTCAGCTATTCACTTGCTGGCAATTGTGTGCATATGCTAATCAAGAAACAACTTACTTGCTAGGTTAGCATCTTTCATAGGACGTATGTGCCCCCTGACATTGCGGAAGTACTCATTTGGAGTTAGCGATGGAAACAAACCAATCGAGACTTTGGGGGCACACCGTAATTATGGTTCAGCTATTATTAAAGAATTATGTAACTCCCATGTGTATTTTACATATGCTAAAATTCAGTGCATATAGCACATGTATAACACATATCACGAGTTCAATAAAATCAGTTTAGTTTTTGCATAATACCTGCGGTAAATGTCAGTGTATATGCCACGTGGAAAACACATATCACGAGTTCAATAAAATCAGTTTAGTTTTTCCATGGATCAGTTCAATAAAATCATTGCAGTTTTTCCATGGCTCTTTATTAATCACTGATTGAGTATTTCGGGTAATGACGAACTACAACGAATCCATGAAAAAAAAGTATTGGGGAATTACGCTGGCTGTGGCGTTAGTAGCAGGGTTGATGTTGGTAACACCAATGAAGAGCTTTGCACAGGTTACTAGCGAGGAAGTTGGTGCTCAAGCGATCCAGCTCTTTGAAGATTGCAAGTTAACAAACTTGCATGAGGATCCAATAGAGATGAACACAGTGGCTGGTTTGAAGGGAACTACACCTATTGCGAAGACCATATTTGCTGAGAAGGAAGTCTACAAATGTGATCTAGATCAAGGCACAGTTGGAACAGGGAAACTGATAGTAGACGTGACTCTTTACATAGAGATATATGAGAACATGAGCACAAAGAGCATAGTGAGGAAACAGGCGGAGGTTATTATATGTGCAAAGATTGAGGATACTGCTGCAGTCATAGGCTGTAAGCGGGAGGTGCCTTCTAATCAGTCAGTAGTGCTTCAGCTTTGTGATGAAGTAACGGAGATTGAACATCCTATGGAGATGAACACAGTAGTAGCTCCAGCTAACAGTAACATTGTAAAGACAGTAGAAGCCCAGAAGGAAGTATTCAAGTGCTTCCCAGTTACAGGCGACCCACTTGATCCGCCCAGTGGTTACTTGAAGAAAGTAGATGTGATAATATTTACAGAGATATGGCAGGATCTGAACAGAGTTGGTACAGCAACGCCAAATCCAATAGTCAAGAGGACTGTGTTTTCTGCAACATGTGTAACGAACCTGAACGTAGATGAAACAGTTAACGGAGCCACAATAAAAGACAGCATCAGGGTCGAATCGTGCGTCTTCAACAACCATCCGCTATAAGACAGGGTAACCCCCGACCCACTTTTTTCTTTTTCTTCAGTTAATTGCAACAGAAGAGGAATGGTAGATATGTTTTGTGTTAATCCTTGGTCGAGGCGTTAACTAACTAACTAACTAACTAACATCAAAGCAGTAGTTATGTGTATATACCATCAGAGGGTTTTAGCGCACCGAGTTGAAGAGTATATCAATCTGACTGGAACGGTCTTAGGGCTGAGGTATGCACAGACCAGATGGCTGGGAGCCTCCTACCACATTATCACGACATCTATTCTTTACATATGTATTGTTGGTCCCTGCAGTTCCGGCACCTGTGGAGTCATCATTGAATCCAAAACTTCCATTCTCAATACCCCTATTGCTGGTGAAAGTATTGCCACTGGACGTCATTGCAGCAAAGAATCCGTCGCCTGTATTCTTCTTACCTAGGTTGCCGGTAAGTTTATTGCCGCTACCCTCGATGGAATAACCGTTTGCAGGACTAGGCATAGTGCCACTGTTCTTGGCTTGGTTGTCTGTCACTATGTTACTGTTCATTAGCCTATAGCCACCAGCACCATTCTTATTTGCTATATTCTCCTTCAAGATGTTACCGTCAAAGGCATCTATCCCCCAAGCCGTATTCTGCCTCAGAAAATTATGATGAAATGTGTTTCCATTGCTAGCGCTATCTGAAACCAGTATTCCTTCCGCACCGCTCTTGAAGATGTCATTATGAATGAAATAGTTAGTATCGCTATTGTTCCCAAGCTCCACACCAATCTTATTGTTATGTATCTTATTGTCATGCACACGTCCCAGGCAGGTGTTATCGAAAAGTATTCCGCTAGCATTATCATGTATGTAGTTGTTGCCAATGATTATCCCGTTGGTGTCGAAGTTAGTGCAGCCTCCAGATGGTGAGAGACTTGATACTTCAATACCATTCAATCCGTTTCTTATCTCAAAGCCATTAATTTCCACAGAATTGGCAAGGAAACCGTTTACAGAGATCACAGGAACATTTGAATTTGCACTGCCATCTATTATTGCACCGGCATTTCCAAGGAGTTTTACATTTTTACCGATCGTTATATTCTCTTCATAAAGCGCGGCGCAGACAATTACAGTGCCACCGTCATCTACCACATTAATAGCATCCTGAATTGCTGTTCTCACCTCACTATATACAGCATTACATCTTCCTGTGCCCAAGAGACCGTCCTTATCAACCATAATGCTAGGTGTTTGCCCAAGGGCATTATCCACCACTGCAAACATCGATAACACAAGTGTCATTCCCAACGCGATGCCTGTCGATGTGCGTAACTTCATGCAGCTCTAGCATAGCACTCAAGTTATATAATAATATGTATGGAAAATGTTGTAAGATTTTCTAGATTTTCCATAGCATAAACATGTGTTGCCTATACGTGATCGGCAATTATTAACGATATAATCACGTAATTGGAAGTGCTGTCAATAAGGCACAAATAATTCCTGAGCGCACTGCTTGCTTAAAATTCAAGTTGTCTAGCATGCAGACATGCCAGTCATGTGTATCATCTGTTATATACAATACTTGCCCTAGATACATATTTTCTGAGGTTATTAGTCTATGATATAAAACAGAAAAGATCCATGCCTAAACCATGTCCTCACAGTTACACAAGGAATAACTTGTCTCATGTGGTTTTATTAGCGCTTTGAGCGACTTGGCAGAAGAGATTATAAGCATGGTGATGGAAAAGGGTGAGATAGCAATTGGGGAAATTAGAAACGAACTTAACGTAACCAGCGAAACGGTGGTTTCAGAGATAGATTTTCTGGTAAGGATGGGTTTTCTCAAGTTAGATAAAACAAAGAGCTATGTTAGGCTGAGTGAGCGCTGTAAGAAATTCCTTGAGGAGGCAGAACAGGAAGGAAGCAGTATATTCCTTTTAATCTAAACAAGCAGATATTATCACGTTAAAATCAAAACGTTATGGGTTCATCGCCAGTAGTTCATGATATTCTTCCTTCTAGCTATAAGTATGGTAGTGGCCAAGATGGAAGTCAATACTATTACAGGCATGGGAAATTCTGGTATGGTTCCCGTAGGTGAAACAAGGGTGCCCCATTTGCTCGGGGGCGCTCTAAGGCAATTTGGGTCGCTGATAAGCCCTTGCTCCCCGTATTCCCCAGGCCAATCATACTGAATGCCACATGTTGGAACCACGTGTGGCTCTTCTTGATCTTCGTCAGAAATGCTACCTGTGTCAGCGTTGAGCACAAGAGCATAAAAGCCATATCGCTCGGAAGGTCCGATGATGTCTACGGGTATTCGAAACTCGAAACTTGTATGTGGCTCAACATAGTATGGGCTTTTATCAGCAGACATTCCCCCTTTCATAATAATGCCATCCGTGATGGGGATCTCGTCATAGTCAACGGAGTTCCCTCTTTCTACCAAGGTAGTTCCTGACATATATACAATAAAGCAATAGTCATCCTCTTGCGGAGCGTCGCCACCATCAGCCTTTGTATCAAAGCATATGAGAGCCATGTCTTTATCATTTCGCACTTCATCACTAATGAGTTCAAGGAGGACATAGATGTATTCTGTGTCATGCGTTGTCTTTAGAATCATCTCGCCGCTATTATCGTAATGAATATACCATCCCTTTGCTGCTACCCACTCGAACTCCGTAGTCCATGCGCCATCTATGGTAGGGATTGAAAATGTGTTAAAGGGAATTGAGATCACCCGCTCATCTAGTGGACCTTGGCCTAGCGCAGGTATGACTGGCAGCAATGAAAAAAATAGACTCCCGAACAAAAATGAATGTTTTACGTTACTTGACAGACACCCAACTTTTTTTGCCGATCTATAATTTAATTTCTTATCCATGCTCTCACCTAACTTACTCCTCTATAAGCATCCTCAATTTTCTGTATTCTTCAAGAAATTTTCTGCCCTTGTCTGTAAGTTTATAGAGGTTGGTAGATTCGTCCCTCACAGCAAGCTTTACTCTTAAGATTAAGCTGATGTATTTGGATGACGATCGTGTTGACAGATTGGCCTTGCTGGCCAGTGCAGTCTTTGCATATGCTCCTGCTTCCAGATGTTCCAGCAAGTTTCCTACGATATCAAACACTCCTCGCTTTTGATCCATCATTAGAACCTCCTTGCACTAAATGCTGTCATCCATAACACCATATGTCTTCAGCTCCTCATATTTCCTCAAAAATTCAAGTCCCTTTCTGGTGATCCTGTACTTGCCAATTGGTGTTTCCTTTATCAAACTTAGTTGGCTAAGGAACTTTATATACTTCTCAATCGTTCGAGAGTCTATCTTTGATTTGTAGGCTATGTGCGTTTTGAGCTCTTCTCCATCCTTCAACGCATTCAGAATGTTTTCCGTTATGCTCAATGTTCCCCGTTTGCGCCTTGATGACATGCCTATACTATGATCAAGTGAGGATTTATCTACGTGCTAGCTCTAAAAAGTTGCAGACACCTTTTAATTCACTGTGAACCTACCGCTGATTGAAATTGGGTGTATATGAATCCTGTAAGGTGCTCATTTATGATGCTAGTGGATATGCCACATGAGAAACTTGAAGGTTTTCCTCTCTTGATTCTTCACTGATTAAATTTCTAGTAGCACAAATACTAGTATAAATGGAAAGTCTTCCTTCATATATTATCATCAAGTCAAAATGCTATGTTTTTACAAAAAGACCTGCAGCATAAGCCACTAAAAGATGATTTCATGATAGGTTTACTTGACCATTATGCACAGCCATGTTATTCAATGGGCCACATTGCCATGATCTGTTAAATCACAGTAATGTTATTAGATAATTAATTTGGCTTTATGCAACTTGCTATACGCATGTATGCACGAAGCGCTGTATACATTAGCACAAAAACCTAGAATTGCACTGTTGAGAATTTGCATGATTCAACTATTGCCTTATCTACGCTTACTACGCAGGTGATTGCCCTAATGTTTCTCTTTACGATTGTATTGCCATTGAGCTTGTCCAGATCCTCCCATATGCTTGTGAATATTATTACATCTACCTTCTTGTCATCGGTTGTTTCAAGCGTGCCAAACGTGCAGTTGAAAACCTCCTTTTGCGCTTCTACTGTCTTTACTACGCTACTGTCTGTAGGTGAGACTATGGTACTCATTTCCTGCTTATGTGTAATATCATTCATCTCTACACAGTTTTGAGTCACAATCGGGTCTTTTGGAGGCACGCGTGCTTTGCATCCAATCACACTCAAATCACCCAAATTCTTCAAGCATGTTATCACTTCAGCCTGATTCCTAACTATCGATCTTGTGCTCATATCATGATATACCTCTACCATTATGGTTACGTCAGCGATAACAGGCACATTGCCCTGTTCAAGTTCGCAATTGAAGACCTGTTTCTCTGAGTGTACAATCTTCCCTATGGGTATACCACCCTTAGTACTTGCAATAGCATTCATGGATATTGGATCTTCAAAATTCGTGCTAAGGATGCAATTGCCAAAGGCAGGCAAGTTCGATCCTGAATTAGGACTTGAAAACTTGGCTGCGAGATCAGGTCTCACCAAACCAAAACCAAACAAGTTATCTCTTCCAGCGGGACCTAGATCCTTAGCAGTCATATCAAGCACTGTTCTAATCTCCGTATTTGTCCATACGCCGTTGCCATTGGTATAACCTGCAGACTGCCATGCAACCTCGTTACTTAGCCACAACAGCGCGGCAGAGCCACTCACATGGGGCGTAGAGAATGAAGTGCCACTATTGATCTTGTATGAACCGTTTAACCAGGTAGATTCAATATCAAGCCCAGGTGCTGAAAGCTCAACCGCTGGCCCTGTGCTGGGCGTGCCTAGAAGAATGCATGGCCTTTGATCACTTTTGTTCGTATTTGTCACAGCTATAACAGAGTCATATCTTGCAGGATATGCCACATTATCTCCTGTGCCAATACAGTTGCCAGCGTTGCCTGCTGCAGCTACGAGTAGTACACCGCTATTGTATGCAAAGTTAACGGCGTCTTCTAGGGCCTGAGGTATCTGTATGTTTTGATTAGGAGGAGCACCAAAACTCATGTTAATTATTTTTACATTGTTTTGCACGCACCATTCTATACCTGCAATGACATCGCTGAAAAATCCGCTTCCGGCTTGGTTAAGGACCTTGCCAACATATAGGTTCGCTTCAGGTGCCGCACCCACTACGCCTGCACCGTTAAGAATAGCAGATGCCACACCTGACACAGCTGTACCATGACCATTGTCGTCCAAAGGATCATCATCGCCATTTACAAAGTCCTTTCCTACCTGGAATCTACCTGCCAGATCAGGATGATTATAATCTATGCCAGTATCCAGTATGCAGATATTTACACCGTTACCCTTCGCTTTATTGTGAACCTTGTCAGCCTGTATATGGTCAACGCCCCACGACTTTTGGTACTCCGGCACCGTTGACGT is from Nitrososphaerales archaeon and encodes:
- a CDS encoding GTP-binding protein; its protein translation is MGIPEKIQAIKDEIHKTQVNKATEHHLGLLKAKLAKLRRELEESNQKKTKARGESFDIRRAGDATVVLIGLPSVGKSTLLNRLTNAKSKTAAYQFTTLTVVPGMMEYRGARIQILDLPGIIEGASSGKGLGKRVLSVARNADLVLLIMDVFNPNHTELLKKELRNIGIRVDEKPPNIVIEKTASGGVTVNAQVKLKKISENLIRDILHVYGIHNARVIIREDLTDEQLIDVLMENRTYVPSLTVLNKIDLVNQGFINEIQDGMKINFIPVSADANINIEALKEEIFKKLDFIRIYMRPKNGEPDYEEPLIARNGSTVRDVCNKIHRNMKDEFKYAMIWGKSVKFDGQKVGMNHKLFDEDVLTIVKK
- a CDS encoding transposase, giving the protein MNVLNSLNKEIKNASEKIRNIANDDENCRLLTSIPSIGYYSALLILSEVGDISRFPDSQHLCSYAGLIPSTHSSGGVTYHGTITKRGSKYLRWVMIECTHVHIRTAPESNVAKFYAKMARKKGKQKAVVAAASKLLKVAYCVMKERTKYHG
- a CDS encoding winged helix-turn-helix domain-containing protein; translation: MGHNDDYSKRDKLRILLEILEIGKTPVKKTHILYKANINFHQLTKYLDLLLSLQMLEEINDPFKGYRTTEKGRQMLDLFYTEELAPIVKDSGLAF
- a CDS encoding nucleotidyltransferase family protein — its product is MSRGLSELQIGNIGDMGNTQVLVLAGGKAKRMGINMPKCMLEVAGKKLIDRCIECLTNDGFKDFVFLLGHGHEVVMDHVGDGRRYGIEPRYSIDPFNNIGWGKGKAIKYALECGKVDRNRRSIILFPDDLILDDHVYFKFLKSHLKAVQHNAALASMVLVRRTQYPYGVAAVKANGMIRKFTEKPFINKATSVGIYTFEPAVYDIIERMIDLNEPNAVELESTVIPFLAKQSKLFSFFISEEKWLPINTMKEYEHAVKVMSIQHFT
- a CDS encoding bifunctional phosphoglucose/phosphomannose isomerase; translated protein: MTLAIPKEKQGVLDSLIGFPTQVAAAFKAAKDHVFHSDINDISNILILGMGGSGIVGDYMRVLLRNSQFPVYLNKHSIAPKFVNEKSLVLAVTYSGKTQETLNALQVCINSSAKVVVITGSHELASTCKERDLPCIKIPAHSHSRTSLGYLLVSAMSVLQHANVLKMSEHETTETIQVLKKIKNDCAVEDSDGGPARQLAMGLANRFPIIYGEYNFTDAVALRWKQQFNENAKTPCYHDVFPELLHNEIETWHGSMAHNYSLIFLRDYLYEEEADLLQKIDAAKEIMPENLHFREFWSKGRSELARLLSLTYLGDLASAYLAKAKGVDPSSVKNIELAKSGFVKGAI
- the uppS gene encoding polyprenyl diphosphate synthase, producing the protein MRFLPTILRFFLHLAKAYTVYEWYLKNQIEQNRMPRHVGIIMDGNRRWSRERALDTTFGYSIGADRVEQLLDWCFVELNIQSVTLYVLSNENLQRTREELEKLFDVIEERLCRLYYENKLDELEVRVKAIGQIGLLPASIRQIIQTLEHKTSKYDKHYLNIAIAYGGRIEMIECIRKITEKAFNGQLRPSDINERLIEEHLYTCHLPNPDADLIIRTSGEERLSGFLIWQSAYSELVFLDSMWPDFRKIDFLRAIRSYQTRQRRFGK
- a CDS encoding HTH domain-containing protein, giving the protein MSALAEDVLLLIRRRERITISEIKERFNVTTDTAETIIRFLLSFGFVEKDAGGRYYVLSKPCRKFLEELT
- a CDS encoding right-handed parallel beta-helix repeat-containing protein — encoded protein: MKLRTSTGIALGMTLVLSMFAVVDNALGQTPSIMVDKDGLLGTGRCNAVYSEVRTAIQDAINVVDDGGTVIVCAALYEENITIGKNVKLLGNAGAIIDGSANSNVPVISVNGFLANSVEINGFEIRNGLNGIEVSSLSPSGGCTNFDTNGIIIGNNYIHDNASGILFDNTCLGRVHDNKIHNNKIGVELGNNSDTNYFIHNDIFKSGAEGILVSDSASNGNTFHHNFLRQNTAWGIDAFDGNILKENIANKNGAGGYRLMNSNIVTDNQAKNSGTMPSPANGYSIEGSGNKLTGNLGKKNTGDGFFAAMTSSGNTFTSNRGIENGSFGFNDDSTGAGTAGTNNTYVKNRCRDNVVGGSQPSGLCIPQP